A section of the Anabaena cylindrica PCC 7122 genome encodes:
- a CDS encoding antitoxin: MNTEYHVKLIQEGNTQTLTIPQELTLSTTEVIIRQEDGKLIIEPYKKKSLLEIFATLDDIEEDFSDVDEGLLPLDDIEL; the protein is encoded by the coding sequence ATGAATACAGAATATCACGTCAAACTTATTCAAGAAGGAAACACCCAAACCTTAACAATTCCTCAAGAATTAACCCTATCAACAACAGAAGTAATCATCCGACAAGAAGACGGAAAATTGATTATTGAACCCTACAAGAAAAAATCCCTTCTCGAAATCTTTGCCACCTTAGATGACATCGAAGAAGACTTTTCCGACGTGGATGAAGGATTATTACCCTTAGATGATATTGAACTGTAA
- a CDS encoding helix-turn-helix transcriptional regulator: MRLSYYFSNTAQFWLNLQTQYDLRQAFAENSEVYNQIPKFLSDDVA; encoded by the coding sequence TTGCGTCTATCTTACTATTTTAGCAACACTGCCCAGTTTTGGTTAAATTTACAAACTCAATATGATTTACGTCAGGCATTTGCAGAAAATTCAGAAGTTTACAATCAAATTCCTAAATTTCTCTCTGATGATGTAGCCTAA
- a CDS encoding transposase, which produces MEIILAHAHNLMYTILALMPTRYQRDNLEAMLGLFLAADGKPLPHYSKAKSESALSRFLNISNWSTRKLIYHLRQQALEQINSHCPLGRKAFLQVIIDLTTLEKCGKFKGLNNLISVYNGRRGFHIVILYLVVGKWRIPWNFRVWRGKGTASPAQMALRMVRNLPKDFTKKFEVKILADTAFGTKDFINGIRKLKYHAVLGIGCNRKLINGTPVKLLHRRGRQVQLVGLDFPVTLSWYYFKRENGQFVKRYVISTKPIKASTISWWGKRRWLS; this is translated from the coding sequence ATGGAAATCATTCTTGCCCACGCCCATAACCTAATGTACACCATTCTAGCATTGATGCCTACTCGTTATCAAAGAGATAATTTGGAAGCAATGCTAGGATTATTTCTAGCCGCAGATGGAAAACCTTTACCACATTACAGTAAAGCCAAATCCGAAAGTGCATTAAGTCGATTTTTGAATATTAGTAATTGGTCTACTCGTAAACTCATTTATCATCTCCGCCAGCAGGCGCTTGAACAAATTAATAGTCACTGTCCATTAGGGCGAAAAGCATTTTTACAAGTGATTATTGACCTCACAACTTTAGAAAAATGTGGTAAATTCAAAGGTTTAAATAACTTAATAAGTGTCTACAATGGTAGGCGAGGTTTCCATATAGTAATCTTATATTTGGTAGTTGGAAAATGGCGTATACCCTGGAATTTTCGCGTCTGGAGAGGTAAAGGTACAGCCAGTCCTGCTCAGATGGCACTACGAATGGTACGTAATTTACCAAAAGATTTTACCAAAAAATTCGAGGTGAAAATTCTAGCTGATACAGCCTTTGGCACTAAAGATTTTATCAACGGTATTCGTAAACTTAAATATCATGCTGTCCTTGGTATTGGTTGTAATCGTAAATTAATTAATGGCACTCCTGTTAAACTTTTACATCGTCGAGGAAGACAAGTTCAACTCGTTGGATTAGATTTTCCTGTTACCCTTTCTTGGTATTATTTTAAACGCGAGAATGGTCAGTTTGTCAAAAGATATGTTATCTCTACAAAACCCATTAAAGCTAGCACTATTTCTTGGTGGGGTAAACGCCGTTGGCTTTCTTGA
- a CDS encoding ISAzo13 family transposase has product MQLTENLKSLYIKTAKKLKGSDRRQFMAEVVKGLGIGGQTLVERELGWNRRTIRKGMQELESGKPFIDGFDRSGRKGAEVKLPNLLKDIKSLVDPQSQTDPSFKSTRLYTRITAGEVRRQLIVQYGYTDEELPSSETIRRKLNDLGYTLKRVLKTKPIKKIPETEAIFEQVEQINIEADNDPHTLRISIDAHVAVKVGEFDRGGTTRMPTVSLDHDFPTETTLTPYGIFIPEYKELFLFFVTSKLTADCIVDLLESWWQTVKHRFTHIQKLVINQDNGPENHSRRTQFMKRMVDFSTSSQLNLQLAYYPPYHSKYNPIERCFGWLEQHWNGSLLDTVDTVLNFAQTLTFKGKNPVVTLVEKVYSTGIKLTISAMAEIETQIHRLPNLKKWFVEIFTKPA; this is encoded by the coding sequence ATTCAACTCACGGAGAACCTAAAATCTCTGTACATAAAAACAGCCAAAAAACTCAAGGGAAGTGACCGAAGACAATTCATGGCAGAAGTAGTCAAAGGATTGGGAATAGGTGGACAGACTTTAGTAGAACGGGAGTTAGGATGGAATAGACGTACCATCAGGAAAGGGATGCAAGAATTGGAGAGCGGTAAGCCTTTTATTGATGGTTTCGACCGGAGTGGACGCAAGGGAGCAGAAGTAAAATTACCGAACTTATTGAAGGATATAAAATCCTTAGTAGACCCACAAAGTCAAACTGACCCCAGCTTTAAGAGTACCAGGTTATATACACGCATAACGGCAGGTGAAGTGCGTCGTCAACTAATTGTACAATATGGTTACACAGACGAAGAATTACCTTCATCAGAAACAATTCGTCGAAAATTGAATGATTTAGGCTATACCTTAAAAAGAGTCCTGAAAACCAAGCCTATCAAGAAAATTCCGGAAACAGAAGCAATTTTTGAACAAGTTGAACAAATTAATATTGAAGCTGACAATGATCCTCATACTCTACGGATATCTATTGATGCTCATGTGGCAGTTAAGGTGGGAGAATTTGACCGAGGTGGTACAACTCGGATGCCAACAGTCTCATTAGACCATGACTTTCCGACGGAAACAACTCTGACTCCCTATGGTATTTTTATCCCTGAGTACAAGGAGTTATTTTTATTCTTCGTTACTTCCAAATTAACTGCTGATTGTATTGTTGACTTACTTGAAAGCTGGTGGCAAACTGTCAAACACCGTTTTACTCACATTCAAAAACTGGTAATTAATCAGGATAATGGACCGGAAAATCATTCTCGTCGGACTCAGTTTATGAAGCGGATGGTCGATTTTTCCACATCATCTCAACTGAATTTACAACTTGCCTATTATCCGCCTTATCATAGCAAATATAACCCGATAGAACGTTGTTTTGGTTGGTTAGAACAGCATTGGAACGGCAGTTTACTTGACACTGTTGACACTGTGCTGAATTTCGCTCAAACTCTCACATTTAAGGGTAAAAATCCGGTTGTCACATTGGTAGAGAAAGTTTACTCCACAGGTATTAAACTTACCATCTCGGCTATGGCAGAAATTGAAACACAGATTCACCGCCTCCCCAATCTCAAAAAATGGTTTGTGGAAATTTTTACTAAACCAGCCTAG
- a CDS encoding type II toxin-antitoxin system VapC family toxin, whose translation MSYSYLLDTNILSDFIKHPTGKIFSQIQDVGEEKICTSIIVACELRFGAEKSNSFRLKQRIDLAFSIIPVLPLIPDIDHNYAIIRTHLERLGTPIGSNDLLIAVQAYTLNLILITANIREFSRVPNLKVENWLKPD comes from the coding sequence ATGTCTTATTCTTACTTACTCGACACCAATATACTCTCTGATTTTATCAAACACCCAACAGGTAAGATTTTTTCTCAAATTCAAGATGTTGGTGAAGAAAAAATTTGTACCAGCATCATTGTAGCTTGTGAATTACGATTTGGCGCAGAAAAAAGCAACTCATTCAGATTAAAACAACGAATTGACCTAGCTTTTAGTATAATTCCTGTCTTGCCCTTAATACCTGATATAGATCATAATTATGCCATAATTCGCACGCACTTGGAACGTCTTGGAACTCCCATTGGTAGTAATGACTTATTAATTGCTGTCCAAGCATACACCCTAAATTTAATTCTTATTACTGCCAATATTCGTGAATTTTCCCGTGTTCCTAATTTAAAAGTAGAAAACTGGCTCAAACCTGATTAA
- a CDS encoding TniQ family protein: protein MFYENKRFLRRPLPYPDESLAGYIIRLSESNYYPSPNFIFQISGLNKRGIYANVFQPGIDDLSQLSKISGIEESLLWSMTFPTVVPSPIKYGSSVKVFESIVPHYTLTNRKAKLCQICLQSKAYCRKIWDLSVVSVCPFHSCLLIDKCLKCSQNITWLRPSITRCNCGIDWRDYQPDEILDPQNLVLSSHIYKLCKIGNIESENI, encoded by the coding sequence ATGTTTTACGAAAATAAAAGATTTCTGCGCCGTCCTCTTCCCTATCCTGATGAGAGTTTGGCTGGTTATATTATCAGGCTTAGTGAGAGCAATTACTATCCTTCCCCTAATTTTATTTTTCAAATATCAGGTTTGAATAAGCGAGGAATATATGCTAATGTATTCCAGCCAGGAATAGATGATTTATCCCAACTCAGTAAGATTTCTGGTATAGAAGAAAGTCTTCTGTGGTCAATGACATTTCCTACTGTAGTTCCAAGTCCTATTAAATATGGAAGTAGTGTTAAGGTATTTGAAAGTATAGTCCCTCATTATACTTTAACCAATAGAAAAGCAAAGCTTTGCCAAATTTGTTTACAGTCCAAGGCTTATTGTCGAAAAATATGGGATTTATCTGTTGTTTCCGTATGTCCATTCCATTCTTGTTTACTAATTGATAAATGTCTTAAATGTTCCCAAAATATTACATGGCTAAGACCAAGTATCACCAGATGTAATTGTGGAATTGACTGGCGTGACTATCAACCAGACGAAATTTTAGATCCGCAAAATCTCGTTTTATCTTCACATATATATAAACTTTGTAAAATTGGGAATATAGAATCAGAAAATATCTGA
- a CDS encoding ISAzo13 family transposase (programmed frameshift), giving the protein MQLTENLKSLYIKTAKKLKGSDRRQFMAEVVKGLGIGGQTLVERELGWNRRTIRKGMQELESGKPFIDGFDRSGRKGAEGKLPNLLKDIKSLVDPQSQTDPSFKSTRLYTRITAGEVRRQLIVQYGYTDEELPSSETIRRKLNDLGYTLKRVLKTKPIKKIPETEAIFEQVEQINIEADNDPHTLRISIDAHVAVKVGEFDRGGTTRMPTVSLDHDFPTETTLTPYGIFIPEYKELFLFFVTSKLTADCIVDLLESWWQTVKHRFTHIQKLVINQDNGPENHSRRTQFMKRMVDFSTSSQLNLQLAYYPPYHSKYNPIERCFGWLEQHWNGSLLDTVDTVLNFAQTLTFKGKNPVVTLVEKVYSTGIKLTISAMAEIETQIHRLPNLKKWFVEIFTKPA; this is encoded by the exons ATTCAACTCACGGAGAACCTAAAATCTCTGTACATAAAAACAGCCAAAAAACTCAAGGGAAGTGACCGAAGACAATTCATGGCAGAAGTAGTCAAAGGATTGGGAATAGGTGGACAGACTTTAGTAGAACGGGAGTTAGGATGGAATAGACGTACCATCAGGAAAGGGATGCAAGAATTGGAGAGCGGTAAGCCTTTTATTGATGGTTTCGACCGGAGTGGACGCAAGGGAGCAGAAG GTAAATTACCGAACTTATTGAAGGATATAAAATCCTTAGTAGACCCACAAAGTCAAACTGACCCCAGCTTTAAGAGTACCAGGTTATATACACGCATAACGGCAGGTGAAGTGCGTCGTCAACTAATTGTACAATATGGTTACACAGACGAAGAATTACCTTCATCAGAAACAATTCGTCGAAAATTGAATGATTTAGGCTATACCTTAAAAAGAGTCCTGAAAACCAAGCCTATCAAGAAAATTCCGGAAACAGAAGCAATTTTTGAACAAGTTGAACAAATTAATATTGAAGCTGACAATGATCCTCATACTCTACGGATATCTATTGATGCTCATGTGGCAGTTAAGGTGGGAGAATTTGACCGAGGTGGTACAACTCGGATGCCAACAGTCTCATTAGACCATGACTTTCCGACGGAAACAACTCTGACTCCCTATGGTATTTTTATCCCTGAGTACAAGGAGTTATTTTTATTCTTCGTTACTTCCAAATTAACTGCTGATTGTATTGTTGACTTACTTGAAAGCTGGTGGCAAACTGTCAAACACCGTTTTACTCACATTCAAAAACTGGTAATTAATCAGGATAATGGACCGGAAAATCATTCTCGTCGGACTCAGTTTATGAAGCGGATGGTCGATTTTTCCACATCATCTCAACTGAATTTACAACTTGCCTATTATCCGCCTTATCATAGCAAATATAACCCGATAGAACGTTGTTTTGGTTGGTTAGAACAGCATTGGAACGGCAGTTTACTTGACACTGTTGACACTGTGCTGAATTTCGCTCAAACTCTCACATTTAAGGGTAAAAATCCGGTTGTCACATTGGTAGAGAAAGTTTACTCCACAGGTATTAAACTTACCATCTCGGCTATGGCAGAAATTGAAACACAGATTCACCGCCTCCCCAATCTCAAAAAATGGTTTGTGGAAATTTTTACTAAACCAGCCTAG
- a CDS encoding NACHT C-terminal helical domain 2-containing protein, with protein sequence MVTNFLLIGEIIDYEDLLVLMKEEADAIIISNNELQSFLSLLNKKSILIKIPYIKKSAIRAFYLDCLFLTNKNSLDGGISLSISPNSEREMERIIKFNHGFKYIYERINDLNSEIIYNYLDNKSVINYLENTRFNHFAICINDALIYSIQNAYNDEMKKDLQYIKELLPQNQPYPYMNEKIIQFKYWWKDNRLTFFNKIELVVKKHGDIDDFKFNDNQERNLLKSYYDANKLLILTYLNSGCIVSDSVRQEIEETLLLPIAEIEKRKREIAE encoded by the coding sequence ATGGTTACAAATTTTTTATTGATTGGTGAAATTATAGATTATGAAGATTTACTTGTACTAATGAAGGAAGAAGCTGATGCGATTATAATCTCTAATAATGAATTGCAAAGTTTTCTTTCGTTACTTAATAAAAAATCTATCTTAATTAAGATACCATATATTAAAAAGTCAGCTATTCGAGCATTCTATTTAGATTGTTTATTTCTTACAAATAAAAATTCATTAGATGGTGGAATTTCACTCTCTATAAGTCCAAATTCTGAACGAGAGATGGAAAGAATAATAAAATTCAATCATGGTTTCAAATATATTTATGAACGAATTAATGATCTTAATTCAGAAATTATTTATAACTATTTAGATAATAAAAGCGTTATTAATTATCTTGAGAATACTAGATTTAATCATTTTGCTATCTGTATTAATGATGCTTTAATATATTCTATTCAAAATGCTTATAATGATGAAATGAAAAAAGATTTACAATATATTAAAGAACTACTTCCACAAAATCAACCGTATCCATATATGAACGAAAAAATCATTCAGTTTAAGTATTGGTGGAAGGATAATAGGTTAACTTTTTTTAATAAAATTGAATTAGTTGTGAAAAAGCATGGAGATATTGATGATTTTAAATTTAATGATAATCAAGAAAGAAACTTATTAAAAAGTTATTATGATGCTAATAAGTTGTTAATATTAACATATTTAAATAGCGGTTGTATAGTAAGTGATAGCGTGAGGCAAGAAATTGAAGAAACCCTATTATTGCCGATCGCCGAAATTGAAAAACGCAAACGTGAAATAGCCGAATAG
- a CDS encoding NACHT domain-containing protein, with the protein MLLKQWDKSREIERDEIYRDLSVKRKLGLLSYLAVKKFEQEQYVLFEQTEIEIYIAEFLKIEQEDSQVVLKAMESQHGLLIERSHEIWSFSHLTFQEYFATLFYTSNYTDIKDYKKLAKKL; encoded by the coding sequence TTGCTATTAAAACAATGGGACAAATCACGGGAGATTGAACGAGATGAGATTTATCGGGATTTGTCAGTGAAGAGGAAGCTAGGGCTATTGAGTTATCTGGCAGTGAAAAAGTTTGAGCAAGAGCAATATGTATTATTTGAGCAAACGGAGATTGAGATATATATTGCGGAGTTTTTGAAGATTGAGCAGGAAGATAGTCAAGTGGTATTGAAGGCGATGGAATCTCAGCATGGATTATTGATTGAGCGATCACACGAGATTTGGTCATTCTCGCATTTGACCTTTCAAGAATATTTTGCTACCCTATTTTATACTTCCAATTATACAGATATAAAAGATTATAAAAAATTAGCAAAAAAATTATAA
- a CDS encoding zeta toxin family protein produces the protein MNYRFWTHEVGCTLKLSSLIIGSIILWSSLNPESVAVKAGRLMLARLETLVNAEADFAFETTLAARNFARFLRECQAKGYIINLIYFWLQSPELAIARVRRRVESGGHNIPEETIRRRYERGKKNLIELYLPLCDRWIIYDNSNPILQLIAEQPLNQESIIYLPQLWSQITTNE, from the coding sequence TTGAATTATAGATTTTGGACGCATGAGGTCGGCTGCACACTGAAATTATCTTCTCTCATTATAGGATCAATCATTCTGTGGAGTTCTCTTAACCCCGAATCCGTAGCAGTTAAAGCCGGAAGATTAATGTTAGCAAGGCTAGAAACTCTGGTAAATGCTGAAGCTGATTTTGCTTTTGAAACAACTTTAGCAGCCCGTAACTTTGCCCGATTCTTGAGAGAATGTCAAGCCAAAGGTTATATTATCAACTTAATTTACTTTTGGTTACAAAGTCCAGAATTAGCGATAGCACGGGTACGCAGACGGGTAGAAAGTGGTGGTCACAACATCCCAGAAGAGACTATTCGCCGTCGCTACGAACGTGGTAAAAAGAACTTAATTGAATTATACTTACCTTTATGCGATAGATGGATTATTTATGATAACTCTAACCCGATTTTACAGTTAATAGCTGAACAACCTTTAAATCAAGAGTCTATAATTTATCTACCCCAACTATGGAGTCAAATCACTACTAATGAATAA
- a CDS encoding Mu transposase C-terminal domain-containing protein has product MKRIQLRTGLHFWLHGREYVIKERLDGGEFQICEFVTKALSKITYSAFIQFLFQGELEIQTTVTSEEKNNYIKADFTQIPESLRAEAKRRYCYISLVLELDVPHRNQDFLQPIIEEIKKQIDDPNPPSWLTLYRWLKTYEAAGKDIRSLIPKHFSKGDYRPKLHSEVIQIIEQAVQSTYLTRLKPDIADVYDEVLRLIIHENEQRVAIGIEALKIPHRSTIYRFVSKLEPSVITSSRYGSRIASQMYDPVMKGPCSTRPLERVEIDHTKLPLFVVDTSNRLPIGTPWLTTAVDKYSGITLGYYASFEPPSYLSVMQCLLHAIHPKNYVRAQYSSVENTWETYGLPEVIVVDNGKEFYSTHFEDACLQLGIAIQYCPPKMPWYKSTIERYFGTLNSLLLSDKPGKNFSNLMKQYDYDPLKNAVVSFEALQEILHIFIVDIHNQSSHPSLKSPRHTVWSKAISEFPPTLPSSNQELKVLIGNITKRQITRHGVEFQGLLYNSHELARIRSSTSTKAKTTVKYDPTDLSRIYVFDSTIHQFLEVPALSQEYTKGMTLWQHQVVKRLASIEAEKVDIVALALAKEKIQKIVEREWLSSKKGKTRVAMARWKGIGVPGINTEYIEEKPPEQIHTNIDIPAHESNVMAGISDIGSAFNNCPSSEPDKNQKTMEINLDDKKLNSSGENAAEKSTSKKQRNPLASKESPASTINSLSDKVTDAYLASNEMALRFYYASDGIVAYVMKLIRYGTHLALKLGKEKLELNLLALAFDKYVKADKPNKKNPFLTNDFLSQADKSAEDIESLTIVGGTSRRIQNKKKKLVSSDVLRK; this is encoded by the coding sequence ATGAAAAGAATTCAACTCCGAACAGGACTGCATTTCTGGCTTCATGGACGTGAATACGTGATAAAAGAGCGTTTAGATGGAGGAGAGTTTCAAATCTGTGAATTTGTTACAAAAGCATTATCTAAAATCACATATAGTGCTTTCATTCAGTTTTTATTTCAGGGCGAGTTAGAAATCCAGACAACTGTAACATCTGAAGAAAAAAACAATTATATAAAAGCTGATTTTACCCAAATTCCTGAGTCGCTACGCGCCGAAGCCAAAAGGAGATATTGCTATATCAGCTTGGTTTTAGAGTTAGATGTACCTCACCGAAATCAAGACTTTCTACAACCGATTATTGAAGAAATTAAGAAACAAATTGATGACCCTAATCCTCCAAGTTGGCTAACTCTTTACCGTTGGCTAAAAACTTATGAGGCAGCCGGGAAAGATATTCGTTCATTAATTCCAAAGCATTTTAGTAAAGGAGATTATCGTCCCAAACTCCATTCAGAAGTTATTCAAATTATTGAGCAAGCAGTTCAGTCAACTTATCTTACACGTTTGAAACCCGACATTGCAGATGTTTATGATGAAGTTTTACGCCTGATAATTCATGAAAATGAGCAACGAGTAGCTATCGGTATTGAAGCCTTAAAAATTCCACACCGTTCAACTATTTATAGATTTGTTTCTAAATTAGAACCATCTGTAATCACTTCTTCTCGTTACGGCTCTCGTATAGCTTCTCAAATGTATGACCCAGTAATGAAGGGTCCATGTTCTACTCGTCCCTTAGAAAGAGTAGAAATAGACCACACCAAATTACCGCTGTTTGTAGTGGACACATCCAATCGGTTGCCCATTGGAACACCTTGGTTAACAACTGCTGTAGACAAATATTCAGGAATAACGCTAGGTTATTACGCTTCTTTTGAGCCACCCAGTTATTTATCGGTGATGCAATGTCTCCTACACGCCATACACCCCAAAAATTATGTGAGAGCGCAATACTCCAGCGTAGAAAATACTTGGGAAACTTATGGGCTGCCCGAAGTAATTGTAGTTGACAATGGCAAAGAGTTTTACAGCACTCACTTTGAAGATGCCTGCCTTCAGTTAGGAATCGCCATTCAATATTGTCCCCCCAAAATGCCTTGGTATAAAAGTACGATTGAAAGATACTTTGGCACTTTAAATAGTCTACTGCTTTCAGATAAACCAGGTAAAAACTTTTCCAACTTGATGAAGCAGTATGATTACGACCCTCTCAAAAATGCTGTAGTTTCTTTTGAGGCTCTACAAGAAATTCTACACATTTTCATCGTCGATATCCATAATCAAAGTTCTCATCCCTCACTCAAGTCTCCCCGTCATACTGTTTGGTCAAAAGCCATCTCAGAATTTCCCCCGACTTTACCATCATCAAATCAAGAGCTAAAAGTTTTAATCGGTAATATAACGAAGCGCCAAATTACTAGACATGGGGTAGAATTTCAAGGTCTTTTATATAACAGTCATGAACTAGCTCGGATTCGTTCTTCCACATCTACAAAAGCAAAAACAACAGTCAAATATGACCCAACCGATTTATCACGAATTTATGTTTTTGACTCAACAATACACCAGTTTTTGGAAGTGCCTGCGCTATCTCAAGAGTATACGAAAGGAATGACTCTCTGGCAGCATCAAGTGGTAAAGCGTCTGGCAAGTATTGAAGCTGAAAAAGTAGATATCGTGGCACTGGCTTTAGCCAAAGAGAAGATTCAAAAAATTGTTGAACGGGAATGGCTTTCATCTAAAAAAGGCAAAACTCGTGTAGCAATGGCAAGATGGAAAGGAATAGGTGTCCCGGGAATAAACACAGAATACATTGAAGAAAAGCCACCGGAACAAATACATACTAATATTGATATTCCTGCTCATGAATCAAATGTAATGGCAGGAATATCAGATATTGGCAGTGCATTTAATAATTGCCCATCATCAGAACCTGATAAGAATCAAAAAACAATGGAAATTAATCTTGATGATAAAAAACTAAATTCTTCTGGAGAAAATGCCGCAGAAAAATCTACATCTAAAAAACAGCGAAATCCCTTAGCTAGTAAAGAATCTCCCGCCTCAACTATTAACAGCTTATCGGATAAAGTAACAGACGCTTATTTGGCATCAAATGAGATGGCTCTGCGTTTTTACTATGCTTCTGACGGAATTGTTGCTTATGTGATGAAGCTCATTCGTTATGGAACACATCTGGCACTGAAGTTAGGCAAAGAGAAGTTGGAATTGAATCTATTAGCTCTGGCATTTGATAAATATGTAAAAGCAGATAAACCTAATAAAAAAAATCCTTTCCTCACTAATGATTTTCTATCTCAAGCAGATAAATCTGCTGAGGATATAGAGTCATTAACGATAGTGGGAGGTACTTCTCGAAGAATCCAAAACAAAAAGAAAAAACTAGTTTCATCTGATGTTTTACGAAAATAA
- a CDS encoding TnsA endonuclease N-terminal domain-containing protein, translating to MNTIIWWESQIERDYIYLLEIDPSVESYKGQPFKIHYTLRGSCRSYTPDFWVTRPDRQQVVEVKPASKFNDASNIDKWRHIAVWCEEQNMEFMVVTDVMIRQQPKLDNIKLLYKYARTPLTIQNYLDCQRYFISVSSIPLNDACLDLKKLGIEKSILFKLLYFGLIEIDLTQPITANSLIKLSPNPGNFQSLIS from the coding sequence ATGAACACCATTATCTGGTGGGAATCACAAATCGAACGAGACTATATCTATTTACTGGAGATTGACCCCAGCGTTGAGTCCTACAAAGGTCAGCCCTTCAAGATCCACTACACATTGAGGGGTTCTTGCAGAAGCTATACTCCAGATTTCTGGGTTACCAGACCTGACAGACAACAGGTGGTAGAAGTAAAACCTGCTTCAAAATTCAACGATGCTTCTAATATTGACAAGTGGAGGCACATAGCTGTTTGGTGTGAAGAGCAAAACATGGAATTTATGGTTGTTACTGATGTAATGATTCGACAACAGCCAAAATTAGATAATATCAAACTGCTGTATAAGTATGCTAGAACACCGCTCACAATTCAAAATTACTTAGATTGCCAAAGGTATTTCATTTCAGTTTCGTCAATTCCTTTGAACGATGCTTGTCTTGATTTAAAAAAATTAGGAATAGAGAAAAGTATTTTATTTAAATTGCTTTATTTTGGATTGATAGAGATAGATTTAACGCAACCGATTACTGCCAATAGCCTGATTAAATTATCCCCCAATCCAGGCAATTTCCAATCATTAATTTCTTAG
- a CDS encoding NACHT domain-containing protein, with protein sequence MEEPSSERRDEVKNLWQDFQHGLNNYSRDRSLDRIGLGQKLKRVSGLEILATKTSNGQIENPKLMVLGKPGSGKTTYLQRIVTECNTGKLLKDQIPVLIQLRRFIQRKTTIDYNIKCYLMQLWQISEIEIEAILRQGKAFVLFDGLDEITGENGRKITDQIKEFIETFPKNPVIITCRTQNHDLQSAWKTLLFRYVEVADFNKKQVETFVQQWFQVVIQDVKTGEEKAKDFLVQLFLDENKPIQDLAITPILLSLTCAVIRQENFTQSVLSYIKKG encoded by the coding sequence TTGGAAGAACCCAGTAGTGAGCGCAGAGATGAGGTAAAAAATCTGTGGCAAGACTTTCAGCACGGGTTAAATAATTATTCTAGGGATCGCAGTTTAGATCGGATTGGATTGGGACAAAAACTGAAGCGGGTTTCAGGTTTAGAAATTTTGGCAACGAAAACGAGCAATGGACAGATTGAGAATCCTAAACTGATGGTATTAGGCAAACCAGGTTCTGGTAAAACGACCTACTTACAGCGAATTGTGACGGAATGTAATACAGGAAAATTGCTAAAGGATCAAATTCCTGTCTTGATTCAACTAAGACGCTTTATTCAACGGAAAACTACGATTGACTACAACATTAAATGTTATTTGATGCAACTTTGGCAGATTTCAGAGATAGAAATTGAGGCAATTCTCCGCCAGGGTAAAGCGTTTGTTCTCTTTGATGGTCTGGATGAAATTACGGGAGAAAACGGTCGCAAGATCACAGATCAGATCAAGGAGTTTATTGAAACTTTCCCAAAAAATCCAGTTATTATTACCTGCCGAACCCAGAATCATGATTTACAGTCTGCCTGGAAGACTCTTCTTTTTCGGTATGTAGAGGTAGCAGATTTTAATAAAAAGCAAGTAGAAACATTTGTACAACAATGGTTTCAAGTAGTCATTCAGGATGTTAAGACTGGTGAAGAAAAAGCCAAAGATTTTTTAGTTCAGTTGTTTCTAGATGAAAACAAGCCGATTCAAGATTTAGCAATTACCCCGATTTTACTGAGTTTAACCTGTGCGGTTATAAGACAGGAAAATTTTACTCAAAGCGTTCTAAGCTATATAAAGAAGGGTTAG